In Candidatus Mycalebacterium zealandia, one DNA window encodes the following:
- a CDS encoding 30S ribosomal protein S12 gives MPSANQLIRKGRKRAVAKTSSPALQNNPQRRGVCVRVYTTTPKKPNSAMRKVSRVRLTNGIEVTAYIPGEGHSLQEHSVVLVRGGRVKDLPGVRYHIVRGSLDTTGVENRRRGRSKYGSKKPK, from the coding sequence ATGCCGAGTGCAAATCAACTTATAAGGAAGGGGCGGAAGCGTGCCGTTGCTAAAACCAGCTCGCCCGCATTGCAGAACAACCCGCAGAGAAGGGGTGTGTGCGTGAGGGTTTATACCACCACGCCGAAGAAGCCGAATTCCGCGATGAGAAAGGTCTCAAGGGTGCGTCTCACAAACGGCATTGAGGTAACCGCATACATTCCGGGAGAGGGGCATTCTCTGCAGGAGCACTCGGTTGTTCTCGTCAGAGGCGGCAGAGTGAAAGACCTTCCGGGCGTTAGATACCACATAGTCAGAGGTTCGCTCGACACAACCGGTGTTGAGAACAGACGCAGAGGGCGCTCAAAATACGGTAGCAAGAAACCGAAGTAG
- the rpsG gene encoding 30S ribosomal protein S7: MVRKSSSAKIRVESDPRFGDVFVAKFLNSLMLDGKKSKAEQIFYGVLDLLSEKANTKEPIKVFFSAMENIKPSLEVRSRRVGGATYQVPMEVKPVRRNYLAIRWLLDAARKRTEHGVREKLALEILDASQNRGTAIKKREDTHKMAEANRAFAHYRW; the protein is encoded by the coding sequence ATGGTCAGAAAGAGTTCATCAGCAAAAATCAGAGTTGAGTCCGACCCGCGCTTCGGAGATGTTTTTGTCGCGAAGTTTCTCAATTCTCTTATGCTGGACGGCAAAAAAAGCAAAGCGGAGCAGATTTTTTACGGTGTTCTTGATTTGCTTTCCGAAAAGGCGAACACAAAAGAGCCTATAAAGGTTTTCTTCTCTGCTATGGAAAACATCAAGCCGTCTCTTGAAGTCAGGTCAAGACGGGTCGGCGGAGCCACCTATCAGGTTCCTATGGAAGTTAAACCCGTCCGCAGAAACTATCTGGCAATCCGCTGGTTGCTTGATGCCGCGCGCAAAAGAACCGAGCACGGTGTGCGCGAAAAACTTGCTTTGGAAATTCTGGACGCCTCACAAAATCGGGGAACCGCAATCAAAAAGAGGGAAGACACCCACAAAATGGCGGAAGCCAACAGAGCTTTTGCCCATTACAGATGGTAA